From a single Brassica rapa cultivar Chiifu-401-42 chromosome A01, CAAS_Brap_v3.01, whole genome shotgun sequence genomic region:
- the LOC103858782 gene encoding ADP-ribosylation factor GTPase-activating protein AGD12 isoform X1, whose protein sequence is MPLQIQFTRHLYLMVSLSLDLMLVMTNVCSLSGKALLKPLKSLCPQILNVRSKYEHQEFLKPSLRITSVKGSNSSSSQQPHLEGMVEFIGLLKVTLKKGTNLAVRDTRTSDSYVVLTLGQQTAKSTVMKSNLNPVWNEELMLSVPHDYGSVKLQVFDYDAFSGDDIMGEADIDIQPLTTSAMAFGDPEMFGDMQIGKWLKSDNNALIEDSIINIADGKVKQEVHIKLQNVESVGSVHDSKGTIFVGSVSFVRWTQNTVSPRSSIEQVEICLNIHHYGGSYMDHVSPWRGFLFQFCSSDLYSLW, encoded by the exons ATGCCTCTGCAAATTCAGTTTACTAGGCATTTATACCTGATGGTGTCTCTAAGCCTGGACCTGATGCTAGTCATGACCAACGTATGCAGTTTATCAGGTAAAGCTTTGCTAAAACCCTTAAAATCTCTATGTCCTCAAATCTTAAATGTCAGGTCAAAATATGAACACCAAGAGTTTCTAAAACCAAGCTTGAGGATCACATCCGTGAAGGGAtcaaattcatcatcatcacaacAGCCG CATCTTGAAGGAATGGTTGAGTTTATTGGATTGTTGAAGGTGACTCTTAAAAAAGGAACCAATCTAGCTGTCCGAGATACGAGGACAAGCGATTCTTATGTTGTGTTGACTCTCGGACAACAG ACTGCAAAATCAACTGTAATGAAGAGCAACTTAAACCCGGTTTGGAACGAGGAACTCATGCTCTCTGTTCCTCATGACTATGGCTCAGTGAAGTTG CAAGTGTTTGATTATGACGCATTCTCTGGTGATGACATAATGGGAGAAGCTGACATTGATATCCAACCTCTGACCACATCCGCAATGGCTTTTGGAGACCCTGAAATGTTTGGAGATATGCAGATTGGTAAATGGCTTAAATCCGACAACAATGCTCTTATAGAAGACAGCATCATCAACATTGCAGATGGGAAAGTGAAGCAAGAGGTTCACATCAAGCTTCAGAATGTCGAGTCTG TTGGATCTGTTCACGACTCTAAAGGCACTATCTTTGTTGGGAGTGTTTCTTTTGTTCGTTGGACACAGAACACTGTCTCACCTCGCAGCAGCATCGAACAAGTTGAAATCTGCTTGAATATTCATCACTACGGTGGATCTTATATGGATCATGTGTCTCCATGGAGAGGTTTCTTATTTCAGTTTTGTAGCAGTGACTTATATAGTTTATGGTAA
- the LOC103858782 gene encoding ADP-ribosylation factor GTPase-activating protein AGD12 isoform X2 has product MQFIRSKYEHQEFLKPSLRITSVKGSNSSSSQQPHLEGMVEFIGLLKVTLKKGTNLAVRDTRTSDSYVVLTLGQQTAKSTVMKSNLNPVWNEELMLSVPHDYGSVKLQVFDYDAFSGDDIMGEADIDIQPLTTSAMAFGDPEMFGDMQIGKWLKSDNNALIEDSIINIADGKVKQEVHIKLQNVESVGSVHDSKGTIFVGSVSFVRWTQNTVSPRSSIEQVEICLNIHHYGGSYMDHVSPWRGFLFQFCSSDLYSLW; this is encoded by the exons ATGCAGTTTATCAG GTCAAAATATGAACACCAAGAGTTTCTAAAACCAAGCTTGAGGATCACATCCGTGAAGGGAtcaaattcatcatcatcacaacAGCCG CATCTTGAAGGAATGGTTGAGTTTATTGGATTGTTGAAGGTGACTCTTAAAAAAGGAACCAATCTAGCTGTCCGAGATACGAGGACAAGCGATTCTTATGTTGTGTTGACTCTCGGACAACAG ACTGCAAAATCAACTGTAATGAAGAGCAACTTAAACCCGGTTTGGAACGAGGAACTCATGCTCTCTGTTCCTCATGACTATGGCTCAGTGAAGTTG CAAGTGTTTGATTATGACGCATTCTCTGGTGATGACATAATGGGAGAAGCTGACATTGATATCCAACCTCTGACCACATCCGCAATGGCTTTTGGAGACCCTGAAATGTTTGGAGATATGCAGATTGGTAAATGGCTTAAATCCGACAACAATGCTCTTATAGAAGACAGCATCATCAACATTGCAGATGGGAAAGTGAAGCAAGAGGTTCACATCAAGCTTCAGAATGTCGAGTCTG TTGGATCTGTTCACGACTCTAAAGGCACTATCTTTGTTGGGAGTGTTTCTTTTGTTCGTTGGACACAGAACACTGTCTCACCTCGCAGCAGCATCGAACAAGTTGAAATCTGCTTGAATATTCATCACTACGGTGGATCTTATATGGATCATGTGTCTCCATGGAGAGGTTTCTTATTTCAGTTTTGTAGCAGTGACTTATATAGTTTATGGTAA
- the LOC103858804 gene encoding ADP-ribosylation factor GTPase-activating protein AGD12: MSYSASGHGNNSSGKRRIRDLLTQSDNRVCADCGAPDPKWASANIGVFICLKCCGVHRSLGTHISKVLSVTLDEWSDDEVDSMIEIGGNASANSIYEAFIPDGVSKPGPDASHDQRMRFIRSKYEHQEYLKPSLRITSVKGPNSSSSQQPHLEGMAEFIGSLKVTLKKGTNLAVRDMRTSDAYVVLTLGQQSAQSTVMKSNLNPVWNEELMLSVPHDYGSVKLQVFDYDTFSADDIMGEAGIDIQPLITSVMAFGDPEMFGDMQIGKWLKSCDNALIEDSIINIVDGKVKQEVHIKLQNVESGELELELEWLPLDQ, translated from the exons ATGAGTTATTCTGCATCCGGACATGGGAATAATAGCTCAG GTAAGAGGAGAATAAGAGATCTTTTAACTCAGTCTGATAACCGAGTCTGCGCTGATTGTGGCGCTCCAGATCCTAAGTGGGC GTCAGCAAATATCGGAGTGTTCATATGCTTAAAATGTTGCGGTGTGCACAGAAGCCTTGGCACTCATATCTCAAAG GTCTTGTCTGTGACATTGGATGAATGGTCAGATGATGAAGTGGATTCAATGATTGAAATTGGAGGAAATGCCTCTGCCAATTCAATTTACGAGGCATTTATACCTGATGGTGTCTCTAAGCCTGGACCTGATGCGAGCCATGACCAACGTATGCGGTTTATCAG GTCAAAATATGAGCACCAAGAGTATCTAAAACCAAGCTTGAGGATCACATCCGTGAAGGGTCcaaattcatcatcatcacaacAGCCG CATCTTGAAGGCATGGCTGAGTTTATTGGATCGTTGAAAGTGACTCTTAAAAAAGGAACCAATCTAGCTGTCCGAGATATGAGGACAAGCGATGCTTATGTTGTCTTGACTCTCGGACAACAG AGTGCACAATCTACTGTAATGAAGAGCAACTTAAACCCGGTCTGGAACGAGGAACTCATGCTCTCTGTCCCTCATGACTATGGCTCAGTGAAATTG CAAGTGTTTGATTATGACACATTTTCTGCTGATGACATAATGGGAGAAGCTGGGATTGATATCCAACCTCTGATTACATCTGTAATGGCTTTTGGAGACCCTGAAATGTTTGGAGATATGCAGATTGGTAAATGGCTTAAATCGTGCGACAATGCTCTTATAGAGGACAGCATCATCAACATTGTAGATGGGAAAGTGAAACAAGAGGTTCACATCAAGCTTCAGAATGTTGAGTCTGGTGAATTAGAACTAGAACTTGAGTGGCTGCCTCTTGaccaataa
- the LOC103858793 gene encoding pentatricopeptide repeat-containing protein At4g21170, with product MVLLHKSIGLFKRFSTSSASDWKTQLTLFRSATEISSILLQRRNWDTHLRYVKSKLPKATLTPPLFLHILRETRNSPKTALEFFDWAKTHLRFEPDLKSHCRVIEVAAEAGLLERAEALLRPLVETNSVAILVGSMQRWFEGEEGSLSISLSLAIECYSLKGSYQNGLEVFSSMRRLRLSPSVNAYNSLLDSLVKEKRFRAALCLYNAMIRNGVVSDGFTYDLVAQVLCEHGKHKSVVKLMATGVESCKIYTNLVECYSRNGEFDEVFNVIREMDEKNLKLSFSSYGCVLDDVCRLGDAELIDKVLVLMVEKDDSIVNDQIIERLCDMGKTFASEMLFRRACDAGTVRDQTYGCVLKALSRNGRTKEAVDVYRLICRRGVSLLDESCYNEFANALCIDHDDSEEEHELLVDVIKRGFVPCTQKLSEVLAAMCRKRKWNQAEKLLDSVMEMEVYFDSFSCGLLMERYCRTGKLEKAMELHEKIKKIKGSLDVNAYNAVLDRLMMRQRTMVEEAVGVFEYMKEMYTMNSKSFTIMIHGLCRLKEMKKAMRYHDEMLKLGLKPDLASYKRLILCFK from the coding sequence ATGGTTCTTCTCCACAAAAGCATTGGACTCTTCAAACGATTCTCGACATCCTCTGCTTCCGACTGGAAAACCCAACTGACTCTGTTCCGATCAGCCACCGAGATCTCTTCGATCCTCTTACAACGACGCAACTGGGACACTCATCTCCGCTATGTCAAGTCCAAGCTCCCAAAAGCAACACTCACACCGCCTCTCTTCCTCCATATCCTCCGCGAGACTCGGAACTCTCCCAAAACCGCTCTCGAGTTCTTCGACTGGGCCAAAACCCATCTCCGGTTCGAACCCGATCTCAAGTCTCACTGTCGAGTAATCGAAGTTGCTGCCGAAGCAGGTCTGTTAGAACGAGCAGAAGCCCTCCTGCGTCCTCTCGTTGAAACGAACTCTGTGGCAATACTCGTGGGATCGATGCAACGTTGGTTTGAAGGTGAAGAAGGTTCACTCTCTATCTCACTTAGCTTAGCTATTGAGTGTTATTCCTTAAAGGGTAGTTACCAGAACGGCTTGGAAGTGTTTAGTTCGATGAGAAGGTTGAGACTTTCGCCTTCGGTTAACGCTTACAACTCTCTTCTTGATTCTCTCGTCAAAGAGAAACGCTTTAGAGCGGCTTTGTGTTTGTACAATGCAATGATTCGAAACGGTGTCGTCTCCGATGGGTTCACTTACGATTTGGTAGCTCAGGTTCTGTGTGAACACGGGAAACACAAGAGTGTTGTTAAGTTGATGGCAACGGGTGTTGAAAGCTGCAAGATTTACACCAATCTTGTGGAGTGTTACAGCAGAAACGGTGAGTTTGATGAGGTGTTTAATGTCATTCGTGAGATGGATGAAAAGAATCTGAAGCTGAGTTTCTCTTCTTACGGATGCGTGTTGGATGATGTCTGCAGATTGGGAGACGCTGAGTTGATCGATAAGGTTCTTGTTTTAATGGTGGAGAAAGATGATTCGATTGTGAATGATCAGATCATCGAAAGGCTCTGCGATATGGGGAAAACGTTTGCCTCTGAGATGCTTTTCCGTAGAGCTTGTGATGCTGGAACGGTGCGTGATCAGACATACGGTTGTGTGTTGAAAGCTCTGTCTAGAAATGGGAGAACAAAAGAAGCTGTTGATGTTTACCGTTTGATTTGTCGGAGAGGTGTTTCTTTACTTGATGAGAGTTGTTATAACGAGTTCGCAAATGCTCTTTGTATAGATCATGATGACTCAGAGGAAGAACATGAGTTGCTTGTAGATGTTATAAAGCGCGGTTTCGTCCCTTGTACACAAAAGTTATCAGAAGTTTTAGCAGCAATGTGTAGGAAAAGAAAATGGAACCAAGCAGAGAAGCTTCTTGATTCTGTCATGGAAATGGAAGTTTACTTCGACTCCTTTTCCTGCGGGTTGCTGATGGAGCGTTACTGCAGAACGGGGAAGCTGGAGAAAGCGATGGAACTACATGAGAAGATAAAGAAGATTAAAGGAAGCTTGGATGTGAATGCTTATAACGCGGTTCTTGATAGGCTTATGATGAGGCAAAGAACTATGGTGGAAGAAGCTGTTGGAGTGTTTGAGTACATGAAAGAGATGTATACAATGAACAGCAAGAGTTTCACAATCATGATTCACGGGTTGTGTCGTCTGAAGGAGATGAAAAAAGCTATGAGGTATCATGATGAAATGTTGAAGTTGGGGTTGAAACCTGATTTAGCTTCTTACAAACGTCTTATCTTATGCTTCAAATGA
- the LOC103858834 gene encoding dnaJ protein ERDJ2B: protein MVESEENGVLFPIFILTIIAIPLVPYTFVKLSRAFSKKQRSIHCQCLDCDRSGKYKRSVSQRISTFTSCSNLTVVLLWFVMIFLIFYTKNISRESQLFEPFSILGLEPGASDSQIKKAYRKLSIQYHPDKNPDPEANKYFVESIAKAYQALTDPLSRENFEKYGHPDGRQGYKLGIALPQFILDLNGESGGLLLLFTVGLCILLPLVVASIYLWRSSKYTGNYVKLQTRQAYYELMKPSLTTSKVMDVFIKAAEYTEIPVRKTDDESLKLLFASVKSELSLDPKKMKQDEAKFWKQDPAVIKAELLIQKQLTRESAVLSPALQSDFRRVLEFAPRLLEDLMKMAVIPHNEQGHGWLSPALGVIELSQCIVQAVPLSARKSSSEDTAPFLQLPHFNETIAKKIALQVGSFKEFQELSLEERSKVLKEVAGLSESDVADVEKVLEMIPSLKIEVTCKTAGEEGIQEGDVTTVQAWITLKRPNGLVGAVPHSPHFPFHKEENFWVILADSNNVWFFQKVSFMDEAEAISTASLAVSETMESLGASVEAKNSAVEEAVEKVKSGSRLVMGRLLAPAEGTYNLTCFCLSDAWIGCDQKTSLKVEVLKRTRDVEGEAAEEGMDEDEEDDLEEEDYESEYSEDEEDKKRGSKKKVNKKESSSEESGSDED, encoded by the exons ATGGTAGAATCAGAAGAGAATGGCGTGTTATTCCCCATTTTCATTTTGACAATAATCGCAATTCCGTTGGTGCCTTATACATTCGTGAAGCTAAGCCGCGCTTTTTCCAAGAAACAAAGGAGCATACATTGTCAGTGTCTTGACTGTGATCGTTCAGGGAAGTACAAGAGATCCGTCTCTCAAAGA ATCTCTACCTTCACTTCATGTAGCAACTTGACAGTTGTGCTACTCTGGTTTGTTATGATCTTCTTGATTTTTTACACTAAGAACATCAGCCGTGAG AGTCAACTCTTTGAACCATTCAGTATACTTGGATTGGAACCTGGTGCTTCAGATTCACAAATCAAGAAAGCATATAGAAAACTCTCTATCCAGTACCATCCTGATAAAAATCCAGATCCAG AGGCCAACAAATACTTTGTGGAGTCAATAGCTAAAGCTTACCAAGCTTTGACTGATCCGTTGTCTCGTGAAAACTTTGAGAAGTATGGTCATCCTGATGGCAGACAG GGTTATAAACTAGGAATTGCTCTTCCTCAGTTTATCCTAGACTTAAACGGAGAATCTGGTGGGCTACTGTTGCTGTTTACAGTTGGTTTATGTATTCTCTTGCCGCTTGTGGTCGCCTCCATCTACCTCTGGAGATCATCAAAGTATACTGGAAACTATGTCAAGCTTCAAACTCGTCAAGCGTATTATGAGTTAATGAAACCCTCTTTGACTACAAGCAAAGTCATGGACGTTTTCATCAAAGCAGCTGAGTACACAGAGATTCCAGTCCGTAAAACCGATGATGAATCTCTGAAGCTACTCTTTGCGTCTGTCAAAAGCGAGCTAAGTCTGGATCCTAAGAAGATGAAGCAAGATGAAGCTAAGTTTTGGAAGCAGGATCCTGCAGTTATCAAG GCTGAGCTTTTGATACAGAAACAGTTGACTCGTGAATCAGCAGTTTTGTCTCCAGCTCTGCAAAGTGATTTCAGGCGTGTGCTAGAGTTTGCACCTCGTCTCCTTGAAGATTTAATGAAG ATGGCAGTTATACCCCACAATGAACAAGGGCATGGATGGTTAAGTCCTGCACTAGGAGTCATAGAGCTATCTCAATGCATTGTTCAG GCTGTTCCTCTTAGTGCGAGGAAGTCATCTTCAGAAGACACTGCTCCTTTCTTGCAACTCCCTCATTTCAATGAAACTATCGCCAAAAAGATAGCGTTGCAGGTTGGATCATTCAAAGAGTTTCAAGAACTAAGCTTAGAAGAACGTTCTAAAGTTCTTAAGGAGGTTGCTGGTTTGTCTGAAAGCGATGTTGCAGACGTGGAGAAGGTGTTGGAAATGATACCTTCTCTGAAAATAGAAGTCACTTGCAAAACAGCAGGGGAAGAAGGTATTCAAGAAGGCGACGTGACGACAGTTCAAGCTTGGATCACTCTGAAACGTCCCAATGGACTCGTGGGAGCTGTTCCTCACTCGCCTCACTTCCCTTTCCACAAGGAGGAGAACTTTTGGGTTATTCTTGCGGATTCAAACAACGTCTGGTTCTTTCAGAAGGTTAGTTTCATGGATGAAGCTGAAGCTATAAGCACTGCTTCGCTTGCTGTTAGTGAGACGATGGAGAGTTTAGGAGCAAGCGTCGAGGCAAAGAACAGTGCAGTTGAAGAAGCTGTTGAGAAGGTTAAAAGTGGGTCAAGATTGGTGATGGGGAGGCTCTTGGCACCTGCAGAAGGTACTTATAACTTGACTTGCTTCTGCCTAAGTGATGCTTGGATTGGTTGTGACCAGAAGACATCACTGAAAGTGGAGGTTTTGAAAAGAACCCGTGATGTGGAGGGTGAGGCTGCAGAAGAAGGTATggatgaggatgaagaagatgacCTTGAAGAGGAAGATTATGAGAGTGAATACAGTGAAGATgaggaagacaagaagagaggaTCAAAGAAGAAAGTAAACAAGAAGGAGTCGAGTTCTGAAGAGTCTGGATCAGATGAAGATTGA
- the LOC103858819 gene encoding pentatricopeptide repeat-containing protein At4g21190 isoform X2, whose amino-acid sequence MLSLRYSLPYLPQTKESTKLFSKRPNNVVVCAARGPRPRSPRVWKTRKRIGSISKAAKMIACIKELSNVKEEVYGALDSFIAWELEFPLVIVKKALAVLEDEREWKKIIQVTKWMLSKGQGRTMGTYFSLLNALAEDNRLDEAEELWNKLFMEHLEGTPRKFFNKMISIYYKRDMHHKLFEVFADMEELGVKPNTAIVNMVGKVFLKLGMDDKYEKLMKKYPPPQWEFRYIKGRRVKVKAKQLNELSEGEGGLSSDEDKIESKSDMLSDEETSREPCLDH is encoded by the exons ATGCTTAGCTTGAGATATTCACTACCGTATCTTCCTCAAACAAAGGAATCAACTAAACTCTTCTCCAAGAGGCCTAACAATGTTGTG GTTTGTGCGGCTAGAGGTCCAAGACCTCGATCTCCTCGAGTATGGAAAACAAGGAAGAGAATTGGAAGCATCTCCAAGGCTGCCAAGATGATTGCTTGT ATAAAAGAACTGTCGAATGTTAAAGAAGAAGTCTACGGAGCGCTTGATTCGTTCATTGCCTGGGAGTTAGAGTTCCCTCTTGTTATAGTCAAGAAGGCTTTAGCTGTTCTTGAAGATGAAAGAGAGTGGAAGAAGATTATTCAG GTGACAAAATGGATGCTGAGCAAAGGCCAAGGAAGAACAATGGGGACTTACTTCTCGTTACTAAACGCTCTAGCAGAAGATAACCGGCTGGACGAAGCTGAGGAGCTCTGGAACAAACTGTTCATGGAACATTTAGAAGGAACTCCAAGAAAGTTCTTCAACAAAATGATCTCTATctattacaagagagacatgcACCACAAGCTCTTCGAG GTGTTTGCTGACATGGAGGAGCTTGGAGTGAAACCGAATACTGCGATTGTGAATATGGTTGGGAAAGTGTTTTTGAAACTTGGGATGGATGATAAGTATGAGAAGCTGATGAAGAAGTATCCTCCACCGCAGTGGGAGTTCAGATATATCAAAGGAAGACGCGTTAAGGTCAAGGCAAAGCAGCTTAATGAGCTAAGCGAAGGTGAAGGAGGCTTAAGCAGCGACGAAGACAAGATTGAGAGTAAATCTGATATGTTGTCAGATGAG GAAACATCTAGAGAACCCTGTCTTGATCATTAG
- the LOC103858819 gene encoding pentatricopeptide repeat-containing protein At4g21190 isoform X1 produces the protein MLSLRYSLPYLPQTKESTKLFSKRPNNVVVCAARGPRPRSPRVWKTRKRIGSISKAAKMIACIKELSNVKEEVYGALDSFIAWELEFPLVIVKKALAVLEDEREWKKIIQVTKWMLSKGQGRTMGTYFSLLNALAEDNRLDEAEELWNKLFMEHLEGTPRKFFNKMISIYYKRDMHHKLFEVFADMEELGVKPNTAIVNMVGKVFLKLGMDDKYEKLMKKYPPPQWEFRYIKGRRVKVKAKQLNELSEGEGGLSSDEDKIESKSDMLSDEEANQDGEDSSEEEEKLVGMNQRQIETSREPCLDH, from the exons ATGCTTAGCTTGAGATATTCACTACCGTATCTTCCTCAAACAAAGGAATCAACTAAACTCTTCTCCAAGAGGCCTAACAATGTTGTG GTTTGTGCGGCTAGAGGTCCAAGACCTCGATCTCCTCGAGTATGGAAAACAAGGAAGAGAATTGGAAGCATCTCCAAGGCTGCCAAGATGATTGCTTGT ATAAAAGAACTGTCGAATGTTAAAGAAGAAGTCTACGGAGCGCTTGATTCGTTCATTGCCTGGGAGTTAGAGTTCCCTCTTGTTATAGTCAAGAAGGCTTTAGCTGTTCTTGAAGATGAAAGAGAGTGGAAGAAGATTATTCAG GTGACAAAATGGATGCTGAGCAAAGGCCAAGGAAGAACAATGGGGACTTACTTCTCGTTACTAAACGCTCTAGCAGAAGATAACCGGCTGGACGAAGCTGAGGAGCTCTGGAACAAACTGTTCATGGAACATTTAGAAGGAACTCCAAGAAAGTTCTTCAACAAAATGATCTCTATctattacaagagagacatgcACCACAAGCTCTTCGAG GTGTTTGCTGACATGGAGGAGCTTGGAGTGAAACCGAATACTGCGATTGTGAATATGGTTGGGAAAGTGTTTTTGAAACTTGGGATGGATGATAAGTATGAGAAGCTGATGAAGAAGTATCCTCCACCGCAGTGGGAGTTCAGATATATCAAAGGAAGACGCGTTAAGGTCAAGGCAAAGCAGCTTAATGAGCTAAGCGAAGGTGAAGGAGGCTTAAGCAGCGACGAAGACAAGATTGAGAGTAAATCTGATATGTTGTCAGATGAGGAAGCAAACCAAGATGGTGAGGATTCCAGTGAAGAGGAAGAAAAACTTGTGGGAATGAATCAAAGACAGATTGAAACATCTAGAGAACCCTGTCTTGATCATTAG